One genomic region from Bacillus sp. SLBN-46 encodes:
- the pabC gene encoding aminodeoxychorismate lyase, producing the protein MLIYLNGQFISKEDARISPFDHGFLYGIGLFETFRVYDGHPFLLDDHMERLNQGLAELSIQQQYTRKEIKNILQELLEKNQLTNAYIRLNVSAGLGEVGLQVEPYLQPNLIIFPKPLPPAGELIEKKAVLLKVKRNSPEGNQRLKSHHYLNNVLAKREIGDFPDVEGIFLNEQGFLAEGVVSNLFWIKGNVLYTPAVHTGILNGITRQFAIHLGRKNNLQVKEGFYSIEQALEADEMFVTNSIQEIVPISHFEGQNLPGKKGQRVQQLHKDYRHYSTSLWSRHSIGRE; encoded by the coding sequence ATGTTGATTTACTTAAACGGTCAATTTATAAGTAAAGAAGACGCGCGAATTTCCCCGTTTGATCATGGATTCTTATATGGTATAGGTTTATTTGAAACATTCCGGGTGTATGACGGACATCCATTTTTATTAGATGACCACATGGAGCGGCTTAATCAGGGATTAGCAGAACTGTCGATACAGCAGCAATATACAAGGAAAGAAATCAAAAATATTTTGCAGGAATTATTAGAAAAAAACCAGCTGACAAATGCTTACATTCGCTTAAATGTTTCTGCCGGATTAGGCGAAGTGGGATTACAGGTAGAACCTTACCTCCAGCCGAATTTGATTATTTTTCCTAAGCCATTACCACCAGCAGGGGAATTAATTGAAAAAAAGGCAGTACTGTTGAAGGTAAAGCGGAACAGCCCTGAAGGGAATCAACGTTTAAAGTCCCATCATTATTTAAATAATGTATTGGCAAAAAGAGAAATAGGAGATTTTCCAGACGTAGAAGGGATTTTCCTAAATGAGCAAGGATTCTTAGCAGAAGGAGTGGTATCCAATCTTTTTTGGATAAAAGGAAATGTCTTATATACGCCTGCTGTACACACCGGTATTTTGAATGGAATTACCCGACAGTTTGCGATTCACCTAGGTAGAAAAAATAATTTGCAGGTGAAAGAAGGATTCTACTCAATAGAGCAAGCACTTGAGGCAGATGAAATGTTTGTCACTAATTCCATTCAAGAAATTGTCCCAATATCTCATTTTGAAGGACAAAATTTACCAGGTAAAAAGGGCCAACGGGTCCAACAGCTCCATAAGGATTATCGACATTATTCCACTAGTCTTTGGTCCAGACACTCGATAGGGAGGGAGTAG
- a CDS encoding ABC transporter substrate-binding protein — protein sequence MFTRKIGIFSLIVLLLVSMISGCSSEKSSANGPVEIEFWYGLGGKLGENVEKRIKEFNASQNEVKVKGVAQGSYDETLQKLQAAIAAKKVPAAVLLKNDPMNAFAKKGTLAPLTKYIKEDADFHPEDFIDAFYQQGNINGEQYALPLYGTTQVLYYRKDMFEKAGIAPEQLKTWESFAEATKQLTKKSGDKTEVYGWAPMWGPDNMIDAALSNGAKYLSEDGKKVLIDSPEWVKAWEFFKKGIHEDKTMTIHHDGQGWEYWYKTIDDAMQGRAAGYTGSSGDQGDLDFSILAAYPQPSWEGHEAAPHAGAQMGAIPVLASEKEKKAAFKWLTFFTNAENTADWSINSGYIPVRKSAQDVPAYKEFAEKNPQINVPLQQAQIATPPFVDPTGGKIYDALVKAADKVEIEGVSAEKALKDAQKEAQRALDKVVKK from the coding sequence ATGTTTACAAGAAAGATAGGTATATTTAGTTTGATTGTCTTATTACTAGTCTCGATGATTTCCGGCTGTTCTTCAGAGAAGTCATCTGCAAATGGACCAGTAGAAATTGAGTTTTGGTATGGTTTAGGTGGAAAACTTGGTGAGAATGTTGAAAAAAGAATCAAAGAATTTAATGCCAGCCAAAACGAAGTAAAGGTTAAGGGTGTAGCACAAGGATCATATGATGAAACCTTACAAAAGCTACAAGCCGCTATTGCAGCCAAAAAGGTTCCAGCTGCCGTTCTTTTGAAAAACGATCCAATGAATGCGTTTGCGAAAAAAGGGACACTAGCGCCTCTGACAAAATACATAAAAGAGGATGCTGACTTCCATCCAGAAGATTTTATTGATGCTTTTTATCAGCAGGGAAACATTAATGGAGAACAGTATGCACTTCCGCTTTATGGAACCACACAAGTTCTTTATTATCGTAAGGATATGTTTGAGAAAGCTGGCATTGCTCCTGAACAATTAAAAACATGGGAATCCTTTGCAGAAGCAACGAAACAATTAACAAAGAAAAGTGGAGATAAGACAGAGGTCTATGGTTGGGCTCCGATGTGGGGACCGGATAACATGATTGATGCAGCATTAAGTAATGGTGCGAAGTATTTAAGTGAAGACGGAAAAAAAGTGTTAATTGATTCTCCAGAATGGGTAAAAGCATGGGAATTTTTCAAAAAAGGAATCCATGAGGATAAGACGATGACGATTCATCACGATGGTCAGGGCTGGGAATATTGGTATAAGACGATTGATGATGCTATGCAGGGTCGTGCGGCAGGTTACACGGGTTCAAGTGGAGACCAGGGAGATTTAGATTTCTCTATCCTAGCGGCATATCCACAGCCTAGTTGGGAAGGTCATGAAGCGGCTCCACATGCAGGGGCACAGATGGGTGCGATTCCTGTTCTAGCATCTGAGAAAGAAAAGAAAGCTGCATTTAAATGGCTAACGTTCTTTACAAATGCTGAAAACACAGCTGATTGGTCAATTAATTCTGGTTATATTCCAGTTAGAAAATCGGCACAAGATGTTCCAGCATACAAGGAGTTTGCTGAGAAAAATCCTCAAATCAATGTGCCTTTACAGCAGGCACAAATCGCTACACCACCATTTGTCGATCCAACTGGTGGAAAAATTTACGATGCACTAGTAAAAGCTGCAGATAAAGTAGAAATTGAAGGGGTTTCTGCTGAAAAAGCATTGAAGGATGCCCAAAAAGAAGCACAAAGAGCACTAGATAAAGTAGTGAAAAAATAA
- a CDS encoding carbohydrate ABC transporter permease, producing the protein MAPLLFILPAIVPLLIFWIYPMGRSLFISFTDWDYVSPEYQFVGFSNYTDLLTDPTFYSVLLNTFVFSMGVVIPCVAGGLLLALLVSGNGKGMGIYRTLIFSPWVTPTVAISIVWSWIYEPKVGFANWVLNLIHLPGLEWTSSTTWAMPAVIIVSIWKGVGWSMIFYLNALKKVPVSLYEAASLDGASKWRQFVHITVPIISPTTLFLVVITSIDALQAYDQIQVLTQGGPAGSTRTMLYFYYQTAFEEFNMGKATATAILLVLITAVFSFLQFLLSKRWVHYQ; encoded by the coding sequence ATAGCTCCCTTGTTGTTTATTCTACCAGCTATTGTTCCACTTCTAATCTTCTGGATTTATCCTATGGGAAGGTCCTTATTTATTAGTTTTACAGATTGGGACTATGTCAGCCCTGAATACCAATTTGTGGGTTTTAGCAATTATACGGATTTATTAACAGACCCTACATTTTACTCGGTCCTACTAAATACATTTGTGTTTTCAATGGGCGTTGTCATTCCCTGTGTAGCAGGAGGCTTGTTGCTAGCTTTGTTAGTAAGTGGCAATGGTAAGGGGATGGGAATTTATCGGACATTAATATTTTCACCGTGGGTTACTCCAACTGTCGCCATTTCCATTGTTTGGTCATGGATTTATGAACCGAAAGTAGGATTCGCCAATTGGGTACTGAACCTGATTCACCTTCCTGGTCTTGAATGGACCTCTAGTACTACTTGGGCTATGCCAGCAGTTATCATCGTGAGCATTTGGAAGGGTGTAGGTTGGTCGATGATATTTTACTTAAATGCGTTGAAAAAGGTTCCTGTAAGCCTTTACGAAGCAGCTTCTTTGGACGGGGCAAGCAAATGGCGTCAATTTGTACATATTACGGTTCCAATCATTTCACCAACGACATTGTTCTTGGTAGTGATTACTTCTATTGATGCCCTCCAGGCCTATGACCAAATTCAAGTGCTAACTCAGGGTGGTCCAGCAGGTAGCACGCGAACCATGCTTTATTTCTATTACCAAACCGCGTTTGAAGAATTTAACATGGGTAAGGCAACCGCAACGGCCATCCTACTGGTATTGATAACTGCTGTATTTTCATTCCTACAGTTTCTATTATCCAAACGATGGGTGCATTACCAATAA
- a CDS encoding IDEAL domain-containing protein, which translates to MEKKLLNSPQHSDENADAVVAEMFLNNVLLEFKKEKIRKEIDQTLQDGNKDLFLKLTEELKKIS; encoded by the coding sequence ATGGAAAAGAAATTATTAAATTCACCACAACATTCGGATGAGAACGCAGATGCTGTAGTTGCTGAGATGTTTCTAAACAATGTCCTGCTTGAATTCAAGAAGGAGAAAATCCGAAAGGAAATCGACCAAACATTACAAGACGGAAACAAGGACCTATTCTTGAAACTAACTGAAGAATTAAAGAAAATTTCTTAG
- the pabA gene encoding aminodeoxychorismate/anthranilate synthase component II — MIFMIDNYDSFTFNLVQYLGELGEELIVKRNNQTTIEEIENLSPEFLMVSPGPCSPNEAGISLDAIKFFAGKIPIFGVCLGQQAIAQAFGGQVVQAERLMHGKTSEMYHDGKTIFQGLPNPFPATRYHSLIVKRETLPDCFEISSWTKEGEIMAIRHKDLPIEGVQFHPESIMTTCGKELLQNFVNYYKHAAILKGI, encoded by the coding sequence ATGATTTTTATGATTGATAATTATGATTCCTTTACCTTTAACTTAGTACAATACCTAGGTGAGCTTGGAGAAGAATTGATCGTCAAACGTAACAACCAAACAACAATTGAGGAGATCGAAAATCTAAGCCCTGAATTCTTAATGGTTTCTCCTGGACCATGCAGTCCTAATGAGGCGGGAATTAGTTTAGATGCAATCAAATTTTTTGCTGGAAAAATTCCGATTTTTGGTGTGTGTCTCGGTCAACAAGCCATTGCTCAAGCTTTTGGTGGACAAGTAGTCCAGGCAGAGAGACTTATGCACGGAAAAACCTCAGAGATGTACCATGATGGAAAAACAATTTTTCAAGGGCTTCCTAACCCCTTTCCAGCCACACGCTATCATTCGTTAATTGTAAAAAGAGAAACGTTGCCGGATTGCTTTGAGATATCCTCTTGGACGAAAGAAGGGGAAATCATGGCGATTCGTCATAAGGACCTTCCAATCGAGGGAGTACAGTTTCATCCAGAATCCATTATGACGACCTGCGGGAAAGAGTTGTTGCAGAACTTCGTTAATTATTATAAACACGCTGCAATCCTAAAAGGAATTTAA
- a CDS encoding carbohydrate ABC transporter permease gives MKKVPILLARHVVLIFISIMMVFPFLWMVVSALKTKDEIWQFPPTLWPEKPMWNHFTEAWSMAPFDQYIFNSVFTASAIVVIQIVNSALIAYAFTQLRFKGRNLLFSIILITYMLPVAATYVPSYVILADFHLLDTYKGLILSNACSVFGIFLFRQAFLQVPKELIEAARVDGATHWTIIWRIIFPTTKATFITFALISFVQNYNNYLWPTLITTSESKMLITTGLRQFFIQEGAYGIQWPLIMAASAFAVLPLLILFIFVQKWIISGISDQGLKG, from the coding sequence TTGAAAAAAGTACCTATTTTACTAGCAAGGCACGTAGTTTTGATCTTCATTAGCATCATGATGGTATTTCCTTTCTTATGGATGGTGGTAAGTGCGCTTAAAACGAAGGATGAAATTTGGCAGTTTCCACCCACCTTGTGGCCGGAAAAACCAATGTGGAATCATTTTACTGAAGCATGGTCCATGGCGCCATTTGACCAATATATCTTTAATAGTGTCTTTACCGCATCGGCCATTGTCGTTATTCAGATCGTTAACTCCGCACTGATTGCCTATGCTTTTACACAATTGCGTTTTAAAGGAAGAAATCTTTTGTTTTCCATTATTTTGATCACCTATATGCTGCCGGTAGCGGCTACATATGTACCAAGCTACGTCATCTTAGCCGATTTTCATTTACTAGATACGTATAAAGGGCTCATTTTATCAAATGCCTGCAGTGTCTTTGGGATCTTTCTGTTTAGGCAGGCATTCCTTCAGGTGCCGAAAGAATTAATTGAGGCGGCAAGGGTAGATGGTGCAACACACTGGACCATCATTTGGAGGATTATTTTTCCAACGACAAAAGCCACCTTCATTACTTTTGCGTTAATTAGCTTTGTCCAAAACTATAATAATTATCTTTGGCCCACATTAATTACCACAAGTGAAAGTAAAATGTTAATCACTACTGGTCTAAGGCAATTCTTTATTCAAGAAGGTGCCTATGGAATCCAATGGCCACTCATCATGGCTGCAAGTGCGTTTGCTGTTTTACCATTATTAATTTTATTCATATTTGTTCAAAAGTGGATTATCTCTGGCATTAGTGACCAGGGGTTAAAAGGATAA
- a CDS encoding sensor histidine kinase, translated as MIKRYMTFQKNNGIAPYIWTVLGILPFYFIFQAPSTIEIVVGILLTLIFFILYRIAFISKGWPVYLWTLILIAISITATNLFSYVYFAFFLAYFIGNIKDRVAFLTLYFIHLISTSASINYSIVMQEKLFLQQLPFVIIIWISVILLPFSIYNRKERGQLEEKLEDANKRISELVKLEERQRIARDLHDTLGQKLSLIGLKTDLARKLISKDPEQAKSELKDVQQTSRTALSEVRKMVSSMRGIRLKDEIQRVKQIIKAAQIHFIIEGEFTLSNVSLLTENILSMCLKEAVNNVVKHSEAKNCIISIEQSSKETVLTICDDGRFKGDTEKLAEGHGLIGMKERLEFINGSLELVTKEGTTLIIRVPNDVKQAIEKEDRK; from the coding sequence ATGATTAAAAGGTATATGACATTTCAAAAAAATAATGGGATTGCTCCGTATATTTGGACAGTTCTTGGCATATTACCTTTTTATTTTATATTTCAAGCACCATCCACTATTGAAATCGTTGTAGGAATTTTACTAACTCTGATATTTTTTATCCTTTACCGAATTGCCTTTATTTCAAAAGGGTGGCCCGTTTATCTTTGGACACTAATCCTAATTGCCATTTCTATTACTGCGACTAACCTGTTCAGCTACGTTTACTTTGCCTTTTTTCTTGCCTATTTTATTGGCAATATTAAAGACAGAGTTGCCTTCCTCACGTTATATTTTATTCATTTGATCAGTACATCGGCATCGATCAACTATAGCATTGTCATGCAAGAGAAACTATTTTTACAGCAGTTGCCCTTCGTTATCATCATTTGGATCAGTGTCATTCTACTCCCTTTTAGCATTTACAATCGGAAGGAGAGGGGGCAGCTTGAGGAAAAACTGGAAGATGCGAACAAAAGGATTTCTGAACTGGTTAAGTTGGAGGAGCGTCAACGCATTGCCCGGGACCTTCATGACACCCTTGGACAAAAGTTGTCACTAATTGGTTTGAAGACGGACTTGGCAAGGAAACTAATTTCAAAAGATCCGGAACAGGCGAAATCTGAATTAAAGGATGTTCAGCAAACCTCTAGAACAGCATTAAGTGAGGTAAGGAAAATGGTTTCTTCCATGCGGGGAATTCGTCTAAAGGATGAGATTCAACGAGTAAAACAAATCATTAAGGCTGCTCAAATCCATTTTATTATCGAAGGTGAGTTTACTTTATCGAATGTTTCCCTGTTAACCGAAAATATATTAAGTATGTGCTTGAAAGAGGCCGTGAACAATGTGGTCAAACACAGCGAGGCTAAAAACTGTATTATTTCCATCGAACAATCCTCGAAAGAAACGGTTCTAACAATCTGCGATGACGGTAGATTTAAAGGAGACACTGAAAAATTGGCTGAAGGACATGGTCTAATTGGCATGAAAGAACGATTGGAATTTATTAATGGCAGCCTAGAGCTTGTTACAAAGGAAGGTACAACATTAATTATCAGAGTACCGAATGATGTGAAACAAGCTATAGAGAAGGAGGACCGGAAATGA
- a CDS encoding nucleotidyltransferase domain-containing protein, whose translation MKERILEEIKRLEEQHDIKICFVVESGSRAWGFPSKDSDYDVRFIYVHRKEWYLSIDPKRDVIELPINDLLDMNGWELRKALQLFRKSNPPLMEWLHSGIVYYQAFSLVDKMKAIQEKVFQPHSALYHYLNMAKGNYRDYLQGEQVKIKKYFYVLRPILACMWIEKYNTVPPILFQDLVMDLLGEGELKQEILTLLERKIRGDELKLEPKVPAINEFLENELIRLEEYTKSLKIRKENFTPLLDELFREVLEEVWL comes from the coding sequence TTGAAAGAGCGAATACTTGAAGAAATAAAAAGACTGGAAGAACAGCACGATATAAAAATTTGCTTCGTAGTAGAGTCAGGCAGCAGGGCCTGGGGATTTCCATCAAAGGATAGTGATTATGATGTCCGTTTTATCTATGTTCATAGAAAAGAGTGGTATTTGAGCATTGATCCAAAACGGGATGTGATTGAGCTGCCAATAAATGACCTTCTCGATATGAACGGCTGGGAATTGCGGAAAGCCCTCCAGCTTTTTAGAAAATCAAATCCACCGTTAATGGAGTGGCTTCATTCTGGAATAGTCTATTATCAAGCGTTTTCCCTCGTAGACAAAATGAAGGCGATTCAAGAGAAGGTATTCCAGCCCCATTCGGCGCTTTATCATTATCTAAACATGGCGAAGGGCAACTATCGTGACTATCTTCAAGGTGAGCAAGTAAAAATAAAGAAATACTTTTATGTCCTTCGGCCCATTTTGGCCTGTATGTGGATTGAAAAATATAATACTGTTCCCCCAATTCTGTTTCAAGATTTGGTCATGGATTTACTTGGAGAGGGTGAGCTTAAACAAGAGATTCTAACCTTGCTAGAAAGGAAAATAAGAGGGGATGAGCTGAAACTCGAGCCAAAGGTACCTGCAATAAACGAATTTCTAGAAAATGAATTGATACGACTAGAGGAATACACGAAGTCTTTAAAGATAAGAAAGGAGAATTTTACCCCATTACTCGATGAATTATTTAGAGAGGTTCTCGAGGAAGTGTGGTTATAA
- a CDS encoding response regulator transcription factor — translation MINIVIAEDQQMLLGAFGSLLNLEDDMEVVGKASNGEEAVTLVKKLKPDVCIMDIEMPGKSGLEAAEELKGSGCKVIILTTFARTGYFQRALKAGVSGYLLKDSPSEELANSIRSVMAGRRIYAPELMDDVYGEENPLTDREREVLELVADGKNTKEIAEELSIKTGTVRNYISIILDKLEVKNRIEAITQSKEKGWFK, via the coding sequence ATGATTAATATTGTTATCGCTGAAGATCAGCAAATGTTATTAGGAGCATTTGGTTCACTGCTTAATTTAGAGGATGATATGGAAGTAGTCGGAAAGGCTTCAAATGGGGAAGAAGCTGTCACGCTTGTAAAAAAATTAAAGCCGGACGTCTGTATTATGGACATTGAAATGCCTGGAAAGAGTGGGCTGGAAGCAGCAGAAGAATTAAAAGGCTCTGGCTGTAAAGTAATTATTTTAACCACTTTTGCCCGAACAGGTTATTTCCAACGTGCATTGAAGGCAGGGGTAAGCGGTTATTTATTGAAAGATAGTCCAAGTGAGGAGCTGGCAAACTCTATCCGCAGTGTGATGGCAGGAAGACGAATTTATGCGCCAGAATTAATGGATGATGTATATGGAGAGGAAAATCCTTTAACGGACCGAGAAAGAGAAGTGTTAGAGCTAGTTGCTGATGGAAAGAATACAAAAGAGATTGCAGAAGAACTCAGTATTAAAACGGGAACGGTTCGCAACTACATTTCAATTATCTTAGATAAGTTAGAAGTGAAAAATCGGATCGAAGCGATTACTCAATCGAAAGAAAAGGGTTGGTTTAAATAA
- a CDS encoding alpha/beta hydrolase — MGEVNNHCSKIPYLRFGMGEPLVFIHGLGEVKEGWSNQFEFADQYELIIPDLRGHGEYQAPGEITIPNFAQDIISLLKELGIESAHICGLSMGGMVAQEIYRQAPEMCRSLMLVSTFHYAPRRLGKLFLKFRQARVENKSPDVLRETAAKVCLYSWTKENFDSFFQFYQPNKEFYFKSMEACLLVNNLSLLPTIKVPTLIIGGQYDSVIPVWVQLFMHKQIPHSEFVIFRNTGHIAKLEAKDEFNQVLRNFLIKHKKAS, encoded by the coding sequence TTGGGAGAAGTAAATAACCATTGTTCCAAAATTCCTTATTTGCGATTTGGTATGGGTGAGCCTTTAGTATTTATTCATGGACTTGGAGAGGTAAAGGAGGGATGGTCTAACCAATTTGAATTTGCCGATCAGTATGAGTTAATTATTCCAGATTTACGGGGACACGGTGAATATCAAGCACCAGGTGAGATAACCATTCCAAACTTTGCTCAAGATATTATCTCTTTGCTAAAAGAACTCGGAATTGAAAGCGCACACATATGTGGGTTATCGATGGGTGGCATGGTAGCTCAGGAAATATATCGTCAAGCCCCTGAGATGTGCCGCTCATTAATGCTTGTAAGTACTTTTCATTATGCTCCTAGACGCTTGGGAAAGTTATTTTTAAAGTTCCGTCAGGCTCGAGTTGAAAATAAATCTCCCGATGTCCTTAGAGAAACCGCCGCAAAGGTCTGCCTCTATTCGTGGACAAAAGAAAACTTTGATTCCTTTTTTCAATTTTATCAGCCTAACAAAGAATTTTACTTCAAATCGATGGAAGCATGCCTTCTTGTGAACAATTTAAGCCTGCTGCCAACCATCAAGGTTCCAACCTTAATTATTGGCGGACAGTATGATTCGGTCATCCCCGTGTGGGTCCAATTATTCATGCATAAACAAATTCCTCATTCAGAGTTTGTCATTTTCAGAAATACGGGTCATATTGCCAAACTTGAGGCGAAGGATGAATTTAATCAAGTGCTACGTAACTTTTTAATTAAACATAAAAAGGCAAGCTAG
- a CDS encoding alpha/beta hydrolase: MEQAALTGYQPVNNIEVYYEFYPNPKSDKTFVLLHGFLSSTFTFRHLITLLKKEYQVLSIDLPPFGKSAKCNRYVYSYKNLAQTVIKLTESLGLKKMTFIGHSMGGQIVLNILHMMPELADKAILLCSSAYLKRSKLPLILTSYIPYFHLFVKYWFARTGVRKNLQDALYNHSIINDEMINGYLQPFLQDEIFIALTRMIRDREGDLPPEALKQIKTPCLLLWGDHDNSMPLKVGEKLNKDLENSELVVLKETGHALPEERPFEVFEYIKSFLEKFQTAADF; encoded by the coding sequence ATGGAACAAGCTGCATTAACTGGCTATCAACCAGTAAATAATATTGAAGTTTATTATGAGTTTTATCCGAATCCAAAATCAGATAAGACATTTGTTTTATTGCATGGTTTTCTTTCTTCCACCTTTACCTTTCGCCATCTCATAACACTATTGAAAAAGGAATATCAAGTGTTATCGATTGATCTTCCCCCCTTCGGAAAAAGTGCAAAATGCAATCGATATGTATATTCTTATAAAAACCTTGCCCAAACCGTTATTAAACTAACTGAGTCATTAGGTTTAAAAAAAATGACCTTTATTGGCCATTCCATGGGTGGTCAAATTGTGTTGAATATTCTTCATATGATGCCTGAACTTGCCGATAAGGCGATTCTTCTTTGCAGTTCAGCTTATCTCAAACGCTCTAAATTACCATTAATCCTGACAAGCTACATTCCCTATTTCCACCTTTTTGTGAAGTACTGGTTTGCAAGAACTGGTGTGAGAAAGAACCTACAGGATGCTCTCTATAATCACTCCATCATAAATGATGAAATGATTAATGGCTACCTACAGCCCTTTTTACAAGATGAAATCTTCATTGCACTTACAAGGATGATTCGGGATCGTGAAGGAGATCTTCCACCTGAGGCTCTTAAACAAATAAAAACCCCCTGCTTATTACTTTGGGGGGATCATGACAATTCCATGCCACTTAAAGTTGGTGAAAAGCTAAACAAGGATTTAGAAAACTCTGAGCTAGTTGTATTAAAAGAAACAGGCCATGCCCTTCCAGAAGAACGCCCTTTTGAAGTATTCGAATATATCAAAAGTTTTCTAGAAAAATTTCAAACAGCAGCCGATTTTTAA
- the pabB gene encoding aminodeoxychorismate synthase, component I, which translates to MKKLHLYSKKIPYTYSSFFRQYRSIAANQTHHVLLESGRGGKYSIAAFQPETIMKGKNHKLEIQNESGTQKLEGNPLHLLKEWMSRFHVDKMEGLPSFLGGAIGYISYDYARYIEKLPNLAKDDIGIPEIYFFIVKEWFVFDHEEELLWIFILAEGDEGIDQQLGDWEKRWLEEMPSIPPVNTSLNDQNQLQVSMTEEEFQQAVRKVQHYISQGDVFQVNLAVRQSKPIGVQAIEVYEKLRALNPSPYMGYLHTPEFQLVSGSPELLVKKDGTEVSTRPIAGTRSRGKDHEEDLALANELIENEKERAEHVMLVDLERNDLGRVCKYGTVEVNEFMTIEKYSHVMHIVSNVRGELAEEKSCFDIIDAVFPGGTITGAPKVRTMEIIEELEPVQRGVYTGSLGWIDFKGDLELNIIIRTMLVKDGMAHVQAGAGIVIDSNPKHEYKESMKKAAALWKAKEMVEE; encoded by the coding sequence TTGAAGAAACTTCATTTATATAGTAAAAAAATTCCTTATACCTATTCTAGTTTTTTTAGACAATACCGTTCAATAGCGGCAAATCAGACCCATCATGTGCTATTAGAAAGTGGGCGCGGCGGGAAATACAGCATTGCTGCATTTCAACCTGAAACGATTATGAAAGGGAAAAATCATAAGTTGGAAATCCAAAATGAAAGCGGTACTCAAAAGTTGGAAGGGAATCCACTTCACCTACTCAAGGAATGGATGAGCCGTTTTCATGTTGATAAAATGGAAGGCCTTCCGAGCTTCCTTGGTGGAGCGATTGGGTACATAAGCTACGATTATGCTCGTTACATAGAAAAACTTCCTAACCTAGCAAAAGACGACATTGGCATTCCGGAAATCTACTTTTTTATTGTAAAGGAATGGTTTGTGTTTGATCATGAAGAGGAGCTTCTTTGGATCTTCATTTTGGCGGAAGGTGATGAAGGAATAGACCAGCAATTAGGAGATTGGGAAAAACGGTGGCTTGAAGAAATGCCTTCCATTCCACCTGTTAATACAAGTCTAAACGATCAGAATCAATTGCAGGTTTCGATGACAGAAGAGGAGTTCCAACAGGCTGTAAGGAAAGTTCAACATTATATTTCACAAGGTGATGTATTCCAGGTAAATCTAGCGGTCCGTCAATCAAAACCTATCGGGGTACAGGCGATTGAGGTTTATGAAAAATTAAGAGCCTTGAATCCATCTCCATATATGGGGTATCTACATACTCCAGAATTTCAACTGGTAAGTGGATCACCAGAGCTTCTTGTGAAAAAGGATGGAACAGAAGTTAGTACAAGGCCGATTGCAGGGACGCGTTCAAGAGGGAAGGACCACGAAGAAGATCTCGCCCTCGCTAATGAATTAATTGAAAATGAAAAGGAACGTGCAGAACATGTCATGCTCGTGGATCTAGAACGAAATGATCTTGGTAGAGTGTGTAAGTACGGAACGGTTGAGGTCAATGAATTCATGACGATTGAAAAATACTCTCATGTGATGCACATCGTTTCCAATGTTAGAGGGGAATTAGCAGAAGAGAAATCTTGCTTTGATATTATTGATGCCGTATTCCCTGGTGGAACGATAACAGGTGCCCCGAAAGTTCGAACGATGGAAATTATCGAAGAGCTGGAGCCGGTTCAACGGGGAGTGTATACGGGATCACTTGGCTGGATTGATTTTAAAGGTGACTTAGAATTAAATATTATCATCCGAACCATGCTTGTAAAGGATGGCATGGCACATGTCCAAGCAGGTGCTGGTATTGTCATCGATTCGAATCCTAAACATGAATACAAAGAATCTATGAAAAAAGCGGCAGCATTATGGAAAGCAAAAGAAATGGTAGAGGAGTAA